The following coding sequences are from one Liolophura sinensis isolate JHLJ2023 chromosome 12, CUHK_Ljap_v2, whole genome shotgun sequence window:
- the LOC135479104 gene encoding stimulator of interferon genes protein-like isoform X1, translated as MATSGSFVTDEPHEGRKLKEGFERHVFITHCEADNEFAKNLYRKLQAKGFQCGMASQDFMGGVQIFDQIITFIETSEKILSLISRQSLKSYWCTLELSLTLERSIDNDRLAIVPVLLDVETKELPDVLRQLECIDGKVDGFLDDVMNMIIGPDVSVESLLPVGNVGHGFAWSYYYSFLKILLPILNERIQKCPHWQSDPKRRCIPRRMYLLLPESCICPGKLTDWDKRIVADTPLEPVIRWRAGKERTYKNSVYKIQDDKTFYFLGEFCSVVQPMNDMEVGGIARMSADEKKRQLYRFKCTLEDILGYYHSNKYRLILFNDTDGNIDDGRVSQELLKLIREDIRADIEAEKLNACEPSYLRQNTCQDSSQNDEFRHGNWQWRRWYGN; from the exons ATGGCAACCAG TGGAAGTTTTGTAACGGACGAGCCCCATGAAGGACGTAAACTAAAGGAAGGTTTTGAGCGCCATGTTTTCATCACTCACTGCGAAGCGGACAACGAGTTTGCCAAGAATCTGTATCGGAAACTTCAGGCTAAAGGCTTTCAGTGCGGGATGGCTTCACAGGACTTCATGGGGGGCGTTCAGATTTTCGACCAGATTATCACTTTCATTGAGACATCCGAGAAAATCCTTTCCTTGATCTCAAGACAATCCCTGAAGAGCTACTGGTGCACACTGGAGCTCTCCTTGACACTGGAACGCTCCATTGACAACGACAGACTGGCTATTGTCCCAGTGCTCTTGGATGTGGAGACAAAGGAGCTTCCCGATGTGCTGAGACAGCTCGAGTGCATTGATGGGAAGGTGGACGGCTTCCTGGACGATGTCATGAACATGATAATTG GTCCGGATGTGTCTGTAGAGTCCTTACTTCCCGTGGGTAATGTGGGTCATGGCTTCGCGTGGTCGTACTACTACAGCTTCCTCAAAATCCTTTTACCAA TTCTTAATGAACGGATTCAAAAGTGTCCCCACTGGCAATCCGACCCTAAACGCCGGTGTATACCACGAAGGATGTACCTCCTATTACCGGAAAGCTGTATATGTCCTGGGAAACTGACGGATTGGGACAAGAGAATCGTGGCTGACACGCCACTAGAACCCGTGATAAGGTGGAGAGCTGGCAAGGAACGTACATATAAGAACTCTGTTTACAAAATACAAGATGACAAG ACGTTTTACTTTCTTGGCGAGTTTTGTTCGGTGGTTCAACCTATGAACGACATGGAGGTAGGCGGAATCGCCCGGATGAGCGCTGACGAAAAGAAACGTCAGCTGTACCGCTTTAAATGTACCCTGGAAGATATACTTGGGTATTACCACTCAAACAAGTACAGACTCATTCTGTTTAATGACACTGATG GTAACATTGATGATGGCAGAGTGTCCCAAGAACTTCTCAAGCTGATCAGGGAGGATATACGTGCCGACATTGAGGCGGAGAAACTGAATG CTTGTGAACCATCTTACCTAAGGCAAAATACCTGTCAGGATAG CTCTCAAAATGACGAATTCCGCCATGGAAACTGGCAATGGCGGCGTTGGTATGGAAACTGA
- the LOC135479104 gene encoding stimulator of interferon genes protein-like isoform X2, whose protein sequence is MATSGSFVTDEPHEGRKLKEGFERHVFITHCEADNEFAKNLYRKLQAKGFQCGMASQDFMGGVQIFDQIITFIETSEKILSLISRQSLKSYWCTLELSLTLERSIDNDRLAIVPVLLDVETKELPDVLRQLECIDGKVDGFLDDVMNMIIGPDVSVESLLPVGNVGHGFAWSYYYSFLKILLPILNERIQKCPHWQSDPKRRCIPRRMYLLLPESCICPGKLTDWDKRIVADTPLEPVIRWRAGKERTYKNSVYKIQDDKTFYFLGEFCSVVQPMNDMEVGGIARMSADEKKRQLYRFKCTLEDILGYYHSNKYRLILFNDTDGKCKAYPFCIMTLMVSVKRTHSV, encoded by the exons ATGGCAACCAG TGGAAGTTTTGTAACGGACGAGCCCCATGAAGGACGTAAACTAAAGGAAGGTTTTGAGCGCCATGTTTTCATCACTCACTGCGAAGCGGACAACGAGTTTGCCAAGAATCTGTATCGGAAACTTCAGGCTAAAGGCTTTCAGTGCGGGATGGCTTCACAGGACTTCATGGGGGGCGTTCAGATTTTCGACCAGATTATCACTTTCATTGAGACATCCGAGAAAATCCTTTCCTTGATCTCAAGACAATCCCTGAAGAGCTACTGGTGCACACTGGAGCTCTCCTTGACACTGGAACGCTCCATTGACAACGACAGACTGGCTATTGTCCCAGTGCTCTTGGATGTGGAGACAAAGGAGCTTCCCGATGTGCTGAGACAGCTCGAGTGCATTGATGGGAAGGTGGACGGCTTCCTGGACGATGTCATGAACATGATAATTG GTCCGGATGTGTCTGTAGAGTCCTTACTTCCCGTGGGTAATGTGGGTCATGGCTTCGCGTGGTCGTACTACTACAGCTTCCTCAAAATCCTTTTACCAA TTCTTAATGAACGGATTCAAAAGTGTCCCCACTGGCAATCCGACCCTAAACGCCGGTGTATACCACGAAGGATGTACCTCCTATTACCGGAAAGCTGTATATGTCCTGGGAAACTGACGGATTGGGACAAGAGAATCGTGGCTGACACGCCACTAGAACCCGTGATAAGGTGGAGAGCTGGCAAGGAACGTACATATAAGAACTCTGTTTACAAAATACAAGATGACAAG ACGTTTTACTTTCTTGGCGAGTTTTGTTCGGTGGTTCAACCTATGAACGACATGGAGGTAGGCGGAATCGCCCGGATGAGCGCTGACGAAAAGAAACGTCAGCTGTACCGCTTTAAATGTACCCTGGAAGATATACTTGGGTATTACCACTCAAACAAGTACAGACTCATTCTGTTTAATGACACTGATGGTAA GTGTAAAGCGTATCCATTCTGTATAATGACACTGATGGTAAGTGTAAAGCGTACCCATTCTGTATAA